Below is a window of Robbsia betulipollinis DNA.
GACGCGGCAGCGGCACCCGTGCCATCGGCCTGCGCGCGGACATGGATGCGCTGCCGGTGAACGAAGCCAACACCTTCGCCCACCGCTCCACCACGCCCGGGCGCATGCACGCCTGCGGTCACGACGGCCACACGGCGATGCTGCTCGGCGCCGCGCGTTACCTCGCCGAACACGCCGACTTCGACGGCACCGTGCACTTCTTCTTCCAGCCCGCCGAGGAAGCCGGCGGCGGCGCCCAGGCAATGATCGACGACGGACTGTTCGAGCGCTTTCCGGTCGACGCGGTGTTCGGCGTGCATAACTGGCCGGGCATGCCGGAAGGCAAGTTCGGTGTGCGCGTGGGGCCGTTGATGGCATCCACCAGCGATTTCCGCATCGACATCAAGGGCATCGGCGCGCATGGCGCGATGCCCCACAACGGGCGCGATCCGCTGTTCGTCGGCACGCAGATCGCGAACGCGCTGCAGGGCATCATCACGCGCAACAAGAAACCCGTGGACACCGCGGTGTTGTCGATCACCCAGTTCCACGCGGGCGATGCGAACAACGTCGTGCCGGACCAGGCCTGGCTCGGCGGCACCGTGCGCACCTTCACCGAGGACACCCTCGACCTGATCGAGGCCCGCATGCGCGCGATCGCTCCGCCGATCGCCGCCGCCTTCGAATGCGAGGCGGTCGTCGACTTCGTGCGCAACTATCCGCCGACGATCAACGAAGCCGACGCCACGGCGTTCGCCGCCGACGTCATCGCCGACACCTTCGGCGAGGACCATCTCGACCGGGACGTGGAGCCGACCATGGGCGCCGAGGACTTCTCGTACATGCTCAAGGCGCGTCCGGGCTGCTACGCCTTTCTCGGCAATGGCACGGGCGAGCACCGCGGCGCCGAGGGCGGCATGGGACCGTGCTCGCTGCACAACCCGAGCTACGACTTCAACGACGCGCTGCTGCCGATCGGTTCGACGTATTTCGTCAAACTGGTCGAACGTTTCCTGACGAAGTAAGCGCGGCGTCCCGAGACCTTTCTTTTTTCATCCACTGCCTCCTCCCGAACATGCCTTCGATCAAGATCACCGCCGGCGACCTCGTCTTCACGGCCCACACCAACGATGCGGCGCCCGACACCGTCGCCGCCTTCCTGCAATTGCTGCCTTATCGCCAGAAGGCGATTCACGTACGCTGGAGCGGCGAGGCGTGCTGGGTGCCGCTCGGCGAATTCCGTCTGGAAAAAGACGGCAAGGCCGTCGGCTTCGAGAACCACACGAGCCATCCGTCGGTCGGCGACGTGCTGTTCTACCCCGGCGGCTACAGCGAAACGGAGCTGTTGATCGCCTACGGCTCCTGCTGCTTCGCCAGCAAGATGGGACAGCTGGCCGGCAATCATTTCCTGACCATCGTCGAAGGCCGGGAACACCTGCGCAAACTCGGCGAGAAGACCCTGTGGGAAGGCGCACAGGAAGTGCTGTTCGAACTCGCCTGAGTTTTTCGGGAGCAGACGAGAAGATTCCCATACGGTAAAAACCGGTCTGCTCTTACTATTCTCTCTATCGCAACCACACAGCGGCGGCTCACCTGCTCCGCTCCCGCCATCGTGGCCTCTCCCGATCCAATCCGCACGCTTGCGCCCCCCGGGGCCGACAGGGACCCGGAACCGGGCGATTTTCCGCTTTTCATCCGCGAACTGTTGATCGACACGATGGATCGGGACATCGCCCTGCTGCGAAGCCTGACGGACCTGTCGCCGTCGCCGCGCATCACGCGCGACATCGCCGCCATGCTGCACCGCATTCAGGGGGCCACGGCGACGATGCGGTGGCAGTCGATGACGGCCCTGGTGGAGCGAGCGCGGAAACAGATGAAGACCGGCGACGGCGACGGCATCGTGCGACTGATCGCCTTTTGGAGACGCAAACGGCGGGTGTGGTTGCGGGATACCGCCTCCCCGCCGACGAGCGTGGACGACCGGCGGAAACGAACCTTCCGGCCAGCGCCGGACAGCTGACTGGCGGCGTCGCGAGGACCGGCCCTACACTCGACCCACCTGTTTCGCGGGTTGCCTGCCGGTCCCGCCGTCGAGGGCGCGAGGAGACGAATCACGCGAGTGAGACACGAGAGTGAGACATGAGAGTGAGACATGACGGAAACCTGCAGAATCGTTCTCGCGGACGACCATCCGATCGTGCGATGGGGCGTGTGGGCCTTGCTCGAAAAATGCCCGGGTCTGTCGGTGGTCGCGCAGGCGGCCGACTCGACCGAGCTGTTCGACGTTCTCGAAACGCACCCGGTCGAACTGGTCATCACCGATTACGCGATGCCTGGCGGCAAATTCCAGGATGGCGTCGTGATGTTCGAACGCCTGAGACGGTTCTATCCCGATCTTAAAATCATCGTCCTGACCGTGCTGAAAAACCCTGCGATTCTCGCGCGCATCAAGGCCAGCCCGGTCGACGCGATCCTGAACAAGGAAGGCAGCCTCGACGACATTTCCCGCGCGATCGCCAGTGTCGCAGCAGGTCAGCGTTACCTGGGCGCCAGCGTGATCGCCGCGCTCGCAGATGCCGACGCCGCACGCCAGCGACGCCTCCTCGCCCTGTCGATGCGGGAAATCGAGATACTGCGCATGTTCCTCGACGGCATGCCCATGACGCGCATCGCCGAGGCTACCCATCGCAGCATCAAGACCGTCAGCAACCAAAAGCAGTCGGCGCTACGCAAGCTCGGCTGCGCGAACGACCTGGAACTGTTCCAGTTGAAGGCCCTGACCGGTCTGGCAACGTTTTCGACGGGCCATCCAGGAATGGCGTTCGATTCTGCCGACGCCGGTGCCGGCCCTGATGCAGATACGGACGTCGTCCGCGATCCCGGTTTCGACAGCCGCTTCCATGCGGCCGGCATCGCCCCCTGACTGGCGGGGGACGTACTGGATCGCACCGACGCGCGGTGCGACTCTGCGCCACGATGGCGGATTGGACCGTCCCCTGTCGGTCCGGGTCATTTCACCGCCTGCGCCAGATCCCTCCGCGGAAAGATCGAGCTAAAAGCAGCGCCGGGCCGGCATGTCCATTAGAATTTTCACATTAAATCTCAAAAAACCTACCGGGGCCTGTCTGCATGATTGCGCGAGATGTCGTAAAGAAAATGGTTGTCCAGTGTGGCGTGTGCGTCATTTCCTCCACGCTCCTGGCGGCCTGCAGCGGCACCGGCCCCCGGTCCGACGCGGATCTCGGCCCGGACATCGCGCTGGAACCCGGCCCCGGGCAAAAACCGATTCCCGGGTATCAACCACCCAGCATGGACGATGTCACGGCCAGCGTCGACGTGACGCGGAAGGATGCCGCATCGTCCTCACCCAGCCCGGTGGTGGGTGGAACGCCTGCGTATGTGGCGGTTGCCCCCGCGGCTGTGGTCGCGCAGGTGCCGGTGATGGTGTCACCGGCGCCCGTACCCGTGGTCGTGGCAGCCCCCGCTCCACTTACACCGCCGGTCCCGGTACAGCCGCCCGCCATGACAGCGCAGGCGCCTGTCGTCGCGGCACCACCGGCTGCGCTGGTTCCGGCCCCGGTTGC
It encodes the following:
- a CDS encoding M20 aminoacylase family protein → MKIIPEILAVGAETRAIRHDIHAHPELGFEVHRTADLVAAKLTSWGITVVRGIGRTGLVGTLRRGSGTRAIGLRADMDALPVNEANTFAHRSTTPGRMHACGHDGHTAMLLGAARYLAEHADFDGTVHFFFQPAEEAGGGAQAMIDDGLFERFPVDAVFGVHNWPGMPEGKFGVRVGPLMASTSDFRIDIKGIGAHGAMPHNGRDPLFVGTQIANALQGIITRNKKPVDTAVLSITQFHAGDANNVVPDQAWLGGTVRTFTEDTLDLIEARMRAIAPPIAAAFECEAVVDFVRNYPPTINEADATAFAADVIADTFGEDHLDRDVEPTMGAEDFSYMLKARPGCYAFLGNGTGEHRGAEGGMGPCSLHNPSYDFNDALLPIGSTYFVKLVERFLTK
- a CDS encoding DUF3830 family protein, which codes for MPSIKITAGDLVFTAHTNDAAPDTVAAFLQLLPYRQKAIHVRWSGEACWVPLGEFRLEKDGKAVGFENHTSHPSVGDVLFYPGGYSETELLIAYGSCCFASKMGQLAGNHFLTIVEGREHLRKLGEKTLWEGAQEVLFELA
- a CDS encoding response regulator transcription factor; this encodes MTETCRIVLADDHPIVRWGVWALLEKCPGLSVVAQAADSTELFDVLETHPVELVITDYAMPGGKFQDGVVMFERLRRFYPDLKIIVLTVLKNPAILARIKASPVDAILNKEGSLDDISRAIASVAAGQRYLGASVIAALADADAARQRRLLALSMREIEILRMFLDGMPMTRIAEATHRSIKTVSNQKQSALRKLGCANDLELFQLKALTGLATFSTGHPGMAFDSADAGAGPDADTDVVRDPGFDSRFHAAGIAP